From Amycolatopsis sp. cg9, one genomic window encodes:
- a CDS encoding polysaccharide biosynthesis protein, whose amino-acid sequence MSVATETPARTGNRVAAILVSLALAGNNAASYVLSLVAARILAPGAFGELSSLLAVLVIGVVPAMGLQTVVALRVARSSSPAEGPLFALGLVTSGIVATAALTLSPLLVLLLHLGALTPALLVTAALGPLTLLGLFHGLLQGAHRFARLAGLIASEGFGKVGGSLLGLLLTGSTTGALAGTALGSLAVVVAGWQLCGRPRPRWADRHGGEVLHTAQAMLALVLLVNLDLVLARHTLPAAAAGEYALGAIVTKIAYWLPQAVGVLVLPRFAAASGRRRVLPVALAVCAGLDALVLLVSVVVGPSLLAVIGGSRYAGSTMPVWPFALAGSMLALVQILLYARLADGDRRVTLLMWSAVAAEALLIVSWLHGSATQVVTAAAGCAGGLAVAGAILELRSRRTS is encoded by the coding sequence TTGAGCGTAGCCACCGAAACCCCGGCCCGGACCGGCAACCGGGTCGCGGCGATCCTCGTCTCGCTCGCGCTCGCGGGCAACAACGCGGCGAGTTACGTGCTCAGCCTGGTGGCCGCGCGGATCCTCGCGCCCGGCGCGTTCGGCGAGCTGAGCTCCCTGCTGGCGGTGCTGGTGATCGGCGTCGTCCCGGCGATGGGGCTGCAGACGGTCGTCGCCCTGCGGGTGGCGCGTTCGTCGTCGCCGGCCGAGGGGCCGCTGTTCGCGCTCGGCCTGGTGACGAGCGGGATCGTCGCGACGGCCGCACTGACGCTCAGCCCGTTGCTGGTGCTCCTGCTGCACCTGGGCGCGCTGACGCCGGCGCTGCTGGTGACGGCCGCGCTCGGGCCGTTGACGCTGCTGGGCCTGTTCCACGGGCTGCTGCAGGGCGCGCACCGGTTCGCGCGGCTGGCCGGGCTGATCGCCTCGGAGGGGTTCGGCAAGGTCGGCGGCTCCCTGCTCGGCCTGCTCCTGACGGGTTCGACCACCGGCGCGCTGGCCGGGACCGCGCTCGGCTCGCTCGCGGTCGTGGTGGCGGGCTGGCAGCTCTGCGGCCGCCCCCGCCCGCGCTGGGCCGACCGCCACGGCGGCGAAGTGCTCCACACGGCGCAAGCGATGCTGGCGCTGGTCCTGCTGGTGAACCTCGACCTGGTGCTGGCGCGGCACACGCTGCCGGCCGCCGCGGCGGGCGAGTACGCGCTGGGTGCGATCGTCACGAAGATCGCGTACTGGCTGCCGCAGGCGGTGGGGGTGCTGGTGCTGCCGCGGTTCGCGGCGGCTTCGGGACGGCGGCGGGTGCTGCCGGTGGCGCTGGCGGTGTGCGCCGGCCTGGATGCCCTGGTGCTGCTGGTTTCGGTGGTCGTGGGGCCGTCGTTGCTGGCGGTGATCGGGGGTTCCCGCTACGCCGGGAGCACGATGCCGGTCTGGCCGTTCGCGCTGGCGGGGTCGATGCTGGCGCTGGTGCAGATCCTGCTGTACGCGCGGCTGGCCGACGGCGACCGCCGCGTGACGCTGCTGATGTGGTCGGCGGTGGCCGCGGAGGCGCTCCTGATCGTTTCGTGGCTGCACGGGTCCGCCACCCAGGTCGTGACGGCGGCGGCGGGCTGCGCGGGCGGCCTCGCGGTGGCCGGCGCGATCCTCGAACTCCGGTCCCGCCGGACGTCTTGA
- a CDS encoding alpha-(1->3)-arabinofuranosyltransferase family protein — MVTGTRERTRDDAPPSGRGRGGAFFRRPSTWIVLALTTLSFLQMPGKTTFDTKLDLAVDPLAFLGRALHLWNPQATAGELQNQAYGYLFPMGPFFALCQAAGVPAWIAQRLWGAILLSAAFGGALLLARAMKIGTERTRLIGALGYALAPRMLTEIGGLSAEMLPAVLLPWVLVPLVRAGTIGSPRRAAGLSALAVLCMGGVNGAMVVMALVLPGLWLLTREWTRRHVELVLWWFVFVVGVTLWWILPLLLLGEYSLPFLDYIESATNTTAPMSLFEVLRGTNQWVAYVVQGTPWWPGGWSLIDNPVLMLATGLVAGVGLVGLTRRGLPERRFLVLGVLTGLTLLTIGYVGTLDSPVAEQVRHLLDGPLAPLRNVHKFEPVLRLPLMLAFVHGVSSPARVTSARRFLRPALGLLLVLVMAAPAWLLNLRSGPGWDEVPGYWYDAMGYVAKADPNARTLLLPATGFGEYDWGRTVDEPAQAIAKSPWAVRNQVPLGSEGNTRLMDSVDAALADGRGDPGLAALLARSGYRFLLLRNDIERERTTAPPIATLRAGLAGSPGIAKAAEFGPLEVYQVQRPVPLATATSTTDVPTVSGGPENLLPLLGSGQLDPATPTVLTGDGGSPGGPRLVTDGLRRAERNVGGVRDNLSQTLTAGEAYRQQRAAGDVLPFPGPEHQTVAAYRGIRAVTASTAASFADAFGGSDPGHQPFAAIDGDPRTAWHSSSFTGPIGQWLEVELDTPRLVTAVDLQLVDDIRVGWPPTRIRITTDNGSVDQPVIRGAGAHNYSVAGGVTRKVRITLLSLVVGRQDGNVGIAELKIPGTEPQRALDVPADLPVGPAPGFAFTRGAAPRYACLPVRDAVRCDASAARDGEEPDGIRRLFSTPAEETYLVGGSVLPAGGGRNPVQLPGVTVASTSQLAGDPAASGFAAVDGDAGTTWRPDVTDLRPTLTLGWSAPKRISGLHIGVSPASGARVPRQVELVGRSGARTVELDAGGSASFEPLDTDQLQLVLPGDDDDPTARAVAGIGSLELSGTPGLLPGPDPAFTVPCGSGPNIHLDGLDYRTSVQGTLADITAHRALELRMCRDSEGGIALPEGGHELRTDRSDSFVVQDLWLRPVKASSAPPGHRTVQVGTWDATARTVTVGPGAEAVLAIPENANAGWVATVDGRELARTRVDGWQQAWLVPAGAGGVVSLAFTPDSSYRLGLLIGAVAVLLVLIGVAWPARRRPFPVAAGGSAVPVVLIGLLVALGGMLPVVLLIACLLVRQFSERAPRYLAFGGMAVAAAVSVTGRVLGHGQEWAYGPVTQAALLLAAAAMVATCVDWFTRKENPTDPTT; from the coding sequence ATGGTAACCGGCACCCGCGAACGAACCCGGGACGACGCCCCACCTTCCGGGCGCGGCCGCGGGGGTGCGTTCTTCCGGCGGCCGAGCACCTGGATCGTGCTGGCGCTGACCACGTTGTCGTTCCTGCAGATGCCGGGGAAGACGACGTTCGACACCAAGCTCGACCTCGCCGTCGACCCGCTCGCCTTCCTCGGCCGCGCCCTGCACCTGTGGAACCCCCAGGCCACGGCGGGGGAGCTGCAGAACCAGGCCTACGGCTACCTCTTCCCGATGGGCCCCTTCTTCGCGCTGTGCCAGGCCGCCGGCGTGCCCGCGTGGATCGCGCAACGGCTGTGGGGCGCGATCCTGCTGTCGGCCGCGTTCGGCGGGGCGCTGCTGCTGGCGCGCGCCATGAAGATCGGCACCGAGCGCACGCGGCTGATCGGCGCGCTCGGCTACGCGCTCGCCCCGCGCATGCTGACCGAAATCGGCGGTCTGTCCGCGGAAATGCTGCCCGCCGTGCTCCTGCCGTGGGTGCTGGTGCCGCTGGTGCGGGCCGGGACGATCGGGTCCCCGCGGCGCGCGGCCGGGTTGTCCGCGCTGGCCGTGCTGTGCATGGGCGGGGTCAACGGCGCGATGGTCGTGATGGCGCTCGTCCTGCCGGGACTGTGGCTGCTCACGCGCGAGTGGACGCGCAGGCACGTCGAGCTGGTCCTGTGGTGGTTCGTCTTCGTCGTCGGCGTGACGCTGTGGTGGATCCTGCCGCTGCTGCTGCTCGGCGAATACAGCCTGCCGTTCCTGGACTACATCGAGTCCGCGACGAACACCACCGCGCCGATGTCGCTGTTCGAGGTGCTGCGCGGGACCAACCAGTGGGTCGCCTACGTCGTGCAGGGCACGCCGTGGTGGCCGGGCGGCTGGTCGCTGATCGACAACCCGGTGCTGATGCTGGCCACCGGGCTGGTCGCCGGCGTCGGCCTGGTCGGCCTCACCCGGCGCGGCCTGCCGGAGCGGCGGTTCCTCGTCCTCGGCGTGCTCACCGGGCTGACCCTGCTGACCATCGGCTACGTCGGCACGCTCGACAGCCCGGTCGCCGAGCAGGTCCGGCACCTGCTCGACGGTCCGCTCGCCCCGCTGCGCAACGTCCACAAGTTCGAACCGGTGCTGCGGCTGCCGCTGATGCTCGCGTTCGTGCACGGCGTTTCGAGCCCGGCGAGGGTGACGTCCGCGCGCCGGTTCCTGCGGCCCGCGCTGGGACTGCTGCTGGTGCTGGTGATGGCCGCGCCGGCGTGGCTGCTGAACCTGCGGTCCGGGCCGGGCTGGGACGAGGTTCCCGGCTACTGGTACGACGCCATGGGTTACGTCGCGAAGGCCGACCCGAACGCCCGGACGCTGCTGCTGCCGGCTACCGGGTTCGGCGAGTACGACTGGGGCCGCACGGTCGACGAGCCCGCGCAGGCGATCGCGAAGAGCCCGTGGGCGGTGCGCAACCAGGTGCCGCTGGGGTCCGAAGGGAACACGCGGCTGATGGACTCCGTGGACGCGGCGCTCGCCGACGGCCGCGGCGATCCGGGGCTGGCCGCGCTGCTCGCGCGGTCCGGGTACCGGTTCCTGCTGCTGCGCAACGACATCGAGCGCGAGCGGACCACCGCGCCGCCCATCGCCACCCTGCGCGCCGGGCTGGCCGGCTCGCCGGGCATCGCCAAGGCGGCGGAGTTCGGCCCGCTGGAGGTCTACCAGGTGCAGCGGCCGGTGCCGCTCGCCACCGCGACGTCCACGACGGACGTCCCGACGGTGAGCGGCGGCCCGGAGAACCTGCTGCCGCTGCTCGGTTCCGGTCAGCTCGACCCCGCGACGCCGACCGTGCTCACCGGCGACGGCGGTTCGCCCGGCGGGCCGCGCCTGGTGACCGACGGCCTGCGCCGCGCCGAGCGGAACGTCGGCGGCGTCCGGGACAACCTCAGCCAGACGCTGACCGCGGGCGAGGCCTACCGCCAGCAGCGCGCGGCGGGCGACGTGCTGCCGTTCCCCGGGCCGGAGCACCAGACCGTGGCCGCCTACCGGGGGATCCGCGCGGTGACGGCGTCCACGGCGGCGTCCTTCGCGGACGCGTTCGGCGGGTCCGACCCGGGCCACCAGCCGTTCGCCGCGATCGACGGCGACCCGCGCACGGCGTGGCACTCGTCGTCGTTCACCGGCCCGATCGGCCAGTGGCTCGAGGTGGAGCTGGACACCCCGCGGCTGGTCACCGCGGTGGACCTGCAGCTGGTCGACGACATCCGGGTGGGCTGGCCGCCGACCCGGATCCGGATCACCACCGACAACGGCTCGGTCGACCAGCCGGTGATCCGCGGCGCGGGCGCGCACAACTACAGCGTCGCGGGCGGGGTCACCCGCAAGGTGCGGATCACGCTGCTGTCGCTGGTGGTCGGGCGGCAGGACGGGAACGTCGGGATCGCGGAGCTGAAGATCCCCGGCACCGAGCCGCAGCGCGCCCTCGATGTGCCCGCGGACCTGCCGGTCGGCCCGGCGCCCGGCTTCGCCTTCACGCGCGGTGCGGCGCCGCGGTACGCGTGCCTGCCGGTGCGCGACGCCGTCCGGTGCGACGCTTCGGCCGCGCGCGACGGCGAGGAGCCCGACGGGATCCGGCGCCTGTTCAGCACCCCGGCCGAGGAGACGTACCTGGTCGGCGGCTCGGTGCTGCCGGCGGGCGGCGGCCGCAACCCGGTGCAGCTGCCGGGGGTGACGGTCGCCTCGACGTCGCAGCTCGCCGGCGACCCGGCCGCGTCGGGCTTCGCGGCCGTGGACGGCGACGCGGGCACGACGTGGCGCCCCGACGTCACGGACTTGCGGCCGACGCTCACCCTCGGCTGGTCCGCGCCGAAGCGGATTTCGGGGCTGCACATCGGGGTTTCGCCCGCCAGCGGGGCCCGGGTGCCGCGGCAGGTGGAACTGGTCGGCCGGTCGGGCGCGCGGACGGTCGAGCTCGACGCGGGCGGATCGGCGTCGTTCGAGCCGCTGGACACCGACCAGCTGCAGCTCGTGCTGCCGGGCGACGACGACGATCCCACCGCCCGCGCGGTGGCCGGCATCGGCAGCCTGGAGCTGTCGGGAACGCCGGGGCTGCTGCCCGGCCCGGACCCGGCGTTCACGGTGCCGTGCGGGTCGGGGCCGAACATCCACCTCGACGGCCTCGACTACCGCACGTCGGTGCAGGGGACGCTGGCCGACATCACCGCCCACCGCGCCTTGGAACTGCGGATGTGCCGGGACTCCGAAGGGGGCATCGCGTTGCCGGAGGGCGGGCACGAGCTGCGGACGGACCGGTCGGACTCGTTCGTGGTCCAGGATTTGTGGCTGCGTCCCGTGAAGGCGTCGTCCGCGCCGCCGGGGCACCGGACGGTGCAGGTGGGGACGTGGGACGCGACTGCCCGGACGGTCACGGTCGGGCCGGGTGCGGAGGCGGTGCTGGCGATCCCGGAGAACGCGAACGCGGGCTGGGTGGCCACTGTGGATGGTCGCGAGCTGGCCCGCACCCGCGTGGACGGCTGGCAGCAGGCCTGGCTCGTCCCGGCCGGTGCGGGCGGGGTGGTTTCGCTGGCGTTCACGCCGGACTCCTCGTACCGGCTGGGGTTGCTGATCGGCGCGGTGGCGGTGCTGCTGGTCCTGATCGGCGTGGCGTGGCCGGCCCGGCGGCGGCCGTTCCCGGTCGCCGCGGGTGGTTCCGCGGTGCCGGTGGTGCTGATCGGGCTGCTGGTGGCGCTGGGCGGGATGCTGCCGGTGGTGCTGCTGATCGCGTGCCTGCTGGTGCGCCAGTTCTCCGAGCGGGCACCCCGCTACCTCGCGTTCGGCGGCATGGCCGTGGCGGCGGCCGTTTCGGTGACGGGCCGGGTGCTGGGCCACGGCCAGGAGTGGGCGTACGGCCCGGTGACCCAGGCGGCGCTGCTGCTGGCCGCGGCGGCGATGGTGGCGACGTGCGTGGACTGGTTCACCCGCAAGGAGAACCCCACCGACCCGACGACCTGA
- a CDS encoding class I SAM-dependent methyltransferase: protein MAEPVKGWMTRAQGEALWNAACRLEKGDVVLEIGSHQGRSTIVLGAAARTVGATVIAVDPFVDGRLFGGSPTRQLFERNVRRAGLDDVVELVAGYSTELRPHWDRPLQLLYIDGKHDYWTYTDDLRWSAHLPPGAEILVHDCFSSIGVTLGTIAKVLFGRRYTYVDRATSLARFRLAPPAARDRLRVVAQLPWFLRNVVLKVLLRLRLRPVARLLGHDSPYDPY from the coding sequence TTGGCCGAGCCGGTCAAGGGCTGGATGACGCGCGCGCAGGGCGAAGCGTTGTGGAACGCCGCCTGCCGGCTGGAAAAGGGTGACGTCGTCCTGGAGATCGGCAGCCACCAGGGCCGGTCCACGATCGTCCTCGGCGCGGCGGCCCGCACGGTGGGCGCCACGGTGATCGCGGTGGACCCCTTCGTGGACGGGCGGCTCTTCGGCGGATCCCCGACGCGGCAACTGTTCGAGCGCAACGTCCGCCGCGCCGGCCTGGACGACGTCGTCGAGCTCGTCGCCGGTTACAGCACGGAACTGCGCCCTCACTGGGATCGGCCCCTACAGCTGCTTTACATCGACGGCAAGCACGACTACTGGACCTACACCGACGACCTGCGCTGGTCGGCGCACCTGCCGCCGGGCGCGGAAATCCTGGTGCACGACTGCTTCTCCTCGATCGGCGTCACGCTCGGCACGATCGCGAAGGTCCTTTTCGGACGCCGGTACACCTATGTGGACCGGGCGACGTCGCTGGCGCGGTTCCGGCTGGCCCCACCGGCCGCCCGCGACCGGCTGCGCGTGGTGGCGCAGTTGCCGTGGTTCCTGCGCAACGTCGTGCTGAAGGTGCTGCTGCGCCTGCGGTTGCGGCCGGTCGCGCGCCTGCTCGGCCACGACAGCCCGTACGACCCCTACTGA
- a CDS encoding substrate-binding and VWA domain-containing protein has translation MAAHPARARRIDARVVVLSALLVVALLAWAGVDYLKDRLAGGGCDTTTPVRVTAAPDIAPVLTALAGTVPQQDCYAVEVTPGASPATAAALEANGATGPDVWVPESSAWLPQARDGGAWNLPETGQSVASSPVVLALTDDVAKRVGWPGKSPSWSDVLAGNPVGLPDPGRDPAAIAALIGLQQLTKDAPDPAAAFTEKIRELSAVKEPYTAWPASEQSVLARKLVAAYPAAGVPGFDYPYVVLPRASEASRSAAERFLRLLLDQTATKAFADGGFRTPAGQLLGDRPRDTRTNAAPRPAGPPPPEAVYAALQAWAGANLSARVQVLLDVSGSMAATVPGTGRSRMALTLEAATQGLGLFKPTTEIGLWLFSTKLDGDKDFKELLPMRSISQQLGAGGVATLQAVKPKPGGATGLYDSILAAYQNARQNWQLGRINVVVVLTDGRNEDSDSIGLPGLLAELNRLQDPRKPLPVIGIGIGPDIDASELRQVSAATGGESFTTPDPRKISDVFYQALSKLMCQPPACKK, from the coding sequence ATGGCGGCACACCCGGCGCGGGCCCGGCGCATCGACGCGCGGGTCGTCGTCCTGAGCGCGCTGCTCGTGGTCGCCCTGCTCGCCTGGGCCGGCGTCGACTACCTCAAGGACCGGCTGGCCGGCGGCGGCTGCGACACGACCACCCCGGTGCGGGTCACGGCCGCGCCGGACATCGCGCCGGTGCTCACCGCGCTCGCCGGGACGGTGCCGCAGCAGGACTGCTACGCCGTCGAAGTCACGCCGGGCGCGTCGCCGGCCACCGCGGCCGCCCTCGAAGCCAACGGCGCCACCGGCCCGGACGTCTGGGTGCCGGAGTCGAGCGCGTGGCTGCCGCAGGCCCGCGACGGCGGCGCGTGGAACCTGCCCGAGACCGGTCAGTCGGTGGCGAGTTCGCCGGTGGTGCTGGCGCTCACCGACGACGTCGCGAAACGGGTGGGCTGGCCGGGGAAGTCGCCGTCCTGGTCGGACGTCCTCGCGGGAAACCCGGTCGGGCTGCCCGACCCGGGCCGCGACCCCGCGGCGATCGCCGCGCTGATCGGGTTGCAGCAGCTCACGAAGGACGCGCCCGACCCGGCCGCGGCGTTCACCGAGAAGATCCGCGAGCTGTCGGCCGTGAAGGAGCCGTACACCGCGTGGCCGGCGTCGGAGCAGTCGGTGCTGGCCCGCAAGCTCGTCGCCGCGTACCCGGCGGCGGGCGTGCCGGGCTTCGACTACCCGTACGTCGTGCTGCCGCGGGCATCGGAAGCCTCGCGCTCGGCGGCCGAACGCTTCCTGCGGCTCCTGCTCGACCAGACCGCGACGAAAGCGTTCGCCGACGGCGGGTTCCGGACGCCGGCCGGCCAGCTGCTCGGCGACCGCCCGCGCGACACACGGACGAACGCGGCACCGCGGCCGGCCGGGCCACCGCCGCCGGAAGCGGTGTACGCCGCGCTCCAGGCGTGGGCGGGCGCGAACCTCAGCGCCCGCGTCCAGGTGCTGCTCGACGTGTCCGGCTCGATGGCCGCCACCGTCCCGGGCACCGGCCGGAGCCGGATGGCCCTCACCCTCGAAGCCGCGACGCAGGGTCTCGGGTTGTTCAAGCCGACCACCGAGATCGGCCTGTGGCTGTTCTCCACCAAGCTCGACGGCGACAAGGACTTCAAGGAACTGCTGCCGATGCGGTCGATTTCGCAGCAGCTCGGCGCGGGCGGGGTGGCGACGCTGCAGGCGGTCAAGCCGAAGCCCGGCGGCGCGACCGGCCTGTACGACTCGATCCTCGCCGCGTACCAGAACGCCCGCCAGAACTGGCAGCTCGGCCGGATCAACGTCGTCGTCGTGCTCACCGACGGCCGCAACGAAGACAGCGACTCGATCGGGCTGCCCGGCCTGCTCGCCGAGCTGAACCGGCTGCAGGACCCGCGGAAACCGCTGCCCGTCATCGGGATCGGCATCGGGCCGGACATCGACGCGAGCGAACTGCGGCAGGTCTCCGCCGCGACCGGCGGCGAATCCTTCACCACGCCGGACCCGCGCAAGATCTCCGACGTCTTCTACCAAGCGCTGAGCAAGCTCATGTGCCAGCCGCCCGCCTGCAAGAAGTGA